CGACGACAGACGAATCTCTCGATTTCGGCCGCCAATCTAGCGCTCTTGACAGAACTTCATCTCGCTTTTCCGCTCTCATTCGGTCCCGTTGTCGTTTTCCGCTTCGACCTGTCCAGTCAGCGCGGGCGATACGTTCGGTTTCGTCCGTTGCCGTCTGAGACGACGAGTTTGTAGTGGTCCATCTTCGAGAGGTAGTTACGAATCGTCCGCCGCGTCTTCGGGTTGTCGACGCGCTCGCAGTACCGGTCGTACAGGTCTCCCGGCCGTATCTCCCCCGCCTCGGTGAGAACGCCGTAGAGTATCCGTTGGTGGTCCGTGAACTGCTCGATGGTCTTCTGTCGTACCTCGTCCTTGCCGTCCGGAATCGATTTGTGTACGATATCCATCGAGATCTCGTCGACGCCGCGGCGAGACGCCCGGTGGGCGGCGTTCCGGAGGATACCGATAGCCACGCGAGCGTCGCCCGCCGCGGCGTCCGCGATGAGCGCGAGATGTCGTCTCTCGACGGCGCCCGCTGTCAGTCCCCATCGTGCGCGCGCAGAGAGTATCGACACCAGTTCGTCGAGTGTGTAGCGTTCGAACTGGATGCGAACGGCGCTCCGGAACCGACTGGTGAGTCGCTCGTCCATCTGGGCGAACAGTTCCGCTTCGCGGTTCGTGATGAGTACCATCGAGATATTTCGTATCCGATAGAGGTCGTACAACACGCGCCGGTCCTCTAACTGGTCGACTTCGTCGAGGATGACGACGTACTGCGGTCCGTCGTACTGTCGGAGCCGCTCTAACAATTCGTCGCGCGGAGTCGACTGTCTGTGAACGTCGGCCGCCCGGCCGATACCTTCGAGGATGCGGTAGAGGACACGAAAGCGAGTGTAATCCTCCCAACAGTTGACGTACTGCTGATTAATCTCTTCGACCGCTTCCTGTAGTCGCCCGACGGTGAAACGCGCGATACAGGTCTTTCCGGCACCGGAGGGACCGAATATGAGCGTCGTTTCGGCCGGGTGGCCCGCCATAATCGGGTCTAAAGCGTTCGACAGCACGTCCACCTCCTGTTCACGATGCTCGAGTTCTTTCGGACTGAACTCAGCTTGAAGTACTCGAGCTTCGGTAATCATGATTACACTAAGGAAGGCGTTATTGATAAAACCGCACTGGCGAGGCGACCACGTAACGCGTACCGTGTCGCTCGTAGAAAACGCGCTTCACGGCGTGATTTCGAACGTTTCGGCGTTCTCGGCACGGCTTCGAGAAGCTACCGCGAGCCGGTACCTCTCGACGACGGTGCGTTCACTCGAGTGACAACGAGAATCCCCACGCCGCCTGTTCCTCGGAGTCCATCGACTCCGAGAGCACGGTGTAGGTCGCCTCGAAGCGGAACTCGCCGACCGGGAGACAGGCATCCTCGCGGGGCGTCGCGTAGAGGTCGACCAGTTCCTCCTTCGACGCGCCGGGTTCGAGCGTGACCATCCGGTACTCCTCGGTTATCGCAATCGGTTCGGCGAGACGCCAGCACCCCGGCTCAGCGTCGTACTCGTCGCCCGTGGGCAGGAGCGTCAGGTAGTTCTCGGTGTCGGCGACGTACTGAAAGAACACGTCTCGACCCTCTCCGAGTCGGACTGTCCGGTCGCTCTCGTTGGTTATCGTCACGCGGAGTTGCGGGGGGTGTTCGTCGGTGGCGACGTCCTCGGTCAGTTCGACGCTCGGGACGACGGGGAGCTCGGGCGCGTCGTCGGTGTCGGAGATGACGACGCCCGGACCACCGGTGCCAGCCGGACGCGTGTCGCCCGAACCGCCGGAGTCGTTACCACCCGGCAGGTTGGACTCGTTTCCGTGGTTACCTGAGCCGTTGCTTCCGTTCTGGCCGTCCGAATTGCCGCCTCTGGGAGTTTCTGTGATCGACGTACAACCGGCGAGTGCCGCGATAGAGAGCATACCGGCCGCCTTCAACGTCGTTCGTCGTGTCGGGGACATACAGGTAGATTGTCCGGTGGGGAGATAACCACGGCGTAAGCACAAACGTCTCTTTGAGTCTCTGGAGGGGTGTCAGTCCCGCATGAAGACGAGCTGAATCGACTGAATAGATATCACATTGAAGTCTATCATAAAAGAGATACTCTTTATTCCCATGTTATTTTCTGTATAAACACAATAAAAATTTATTCATAACGCTGATTTAGAAGCATAGAAAGAATGCCTTCTACGCGCAATATTGACTCGTTCGCCGTCACGGTCACGCTCGTTTTCGCCCTTCTCACTGCGGCTGGCGCGGCGGATCGCTCGAAGCGACCCCAGAACCGTTAGCGACGCTCGGAAACGCGTTCGATTGCCGACCTCGACACGTCGCTATCGCTCGTGTATCGACAGCGGGGACGATTTGGAACAGAAAGGTGGGCGGGGAGTATCAGTGCAAGAACCTAACCAAACACGGTACCTTCCGCCCATCCTTTGGTACCGACCAGACAATTATCAATTTGTCGGCAAAGACCGCTGCCACGGGTCCTCCGTGATCGGAAATTGAGGTATCGACACATCGAGAACCGGGAGCGACGAAAAGCCCGTCTGCGGGGACAGAGCGATGATGGGTGCCTCTGTGATTCCAGCGTGAGATCGGCCCTCACCCCGGCAAGAGACGTGTGGAGTGGAACCATCAAAACTCTGAGCATATCCTACAACGCTGATACATGTCAGACGATGGTATCCTGCTACTCGGTCCGTAAATTTACAGTTTCGAGGCCACACCGAGAATTAGTGTTTGGTCGAGTTGGTTCTAACTCCAACTCGGTCTATGGTTCTGTCTGACGAATCGTCACCCTCGCCGCGTGATCGGCAGTAGCTTCGGGCCCGTTCGATTTCAACTATAGGTCTGTTTTTACTGCTAGAACTAACTGGTAGTTGTGATTAGAGTACTGCAACTAGTCGTTTATCGCGTCGGTTTCGGACAGTTACTTCGCTATCTAGATAGTAATCGAAAAACCGGTAACCCGCGCGGACGACGGTGCGGTATCGATCCGACTCGAAGTAGAACTCGTTCACTACCCGTTCTCCGCCGAACGTGAGCTGACACTCCACGGTAACGAACCGAAGCTACACAGTTGCGGAAAGGTAATAAACTAAGTCAAAGTTGAATCTAAGGATGTTTAACGACAACACACGCACTCGGTTCACTTCTCGCACCCGGTGCGCGTCTGGACGTCCCCGCCAGTCGCGGCGTCGTCGAAGACTACGGTGACGGCTATCCGAACCGACGCCTTCAGAGCAGAGCGGAGTTCGACTGGCCGAACGTACCGGGTCACGACGGCAGTGAGGTAGATTTCTCGACAGATATCCCAGGCCAAGATGCCGAACTCCACGACCTCGCCCACGCTATCGATTTGAGTGAGGGTTGGTACGCGCTCACGAACCCGGATCTTGACCTCGGGTTCGTACTGCGATTTCCGACAACCAATTCGAGTCACTGCGGTACTGGCAACCCTTCAGCAGATACGCCGAATCTCCGTTCTGGAGTCGAACGTATAACGTCGGACTCGAACCGACGACGGCATACCCTGGTGATACGTGTGGCCAACGCGCGTCCGGGACCATGAAGATGCCCGCTTCCGGTGAAACCGTCAAAGCCGAGTTCGTCGCTGCGACGTATGGGAGCTTATCCGCAGTCGATTCGCTCTCTACCGACGGCGTGGTCGATGGACCTACGCGGTGAGCGGTGTCCTCGTCGGAGCGGGTCGCGTCGTCCAGCAGTGTGATTCATTACCGATGGCCGTAGAGATGGTGGCGAGTGCCGAGCCATGGAGTACGAATCCACTATCTACGACGAGTTGGGCGTCCCGAACGTCGTCAACGCAGCGGGTACGAAAACGCGCATTGGCGGCAGTCGAATCCGACCGGAAGCGGTCGAGGCGATGAGTCGGGCGGCGGAGGCGTTCGTCCGCCTCTCCGATTTACAGGTCCGGGCGGGAGAACTCATCTCCGAAGTCACCGGTGCAGAGGCGGGATACGTCGGCAGCGGTGCGGCCGCCTGCATGACACTCGCGGCGGCAGCGGCGATCGCCGGCGACGACCTCGGAACGATGGCGAGGCTCCCGGAGACGGACGATGTCCCGAACGAAATCGTGATGCCTCGAACCCATCGCAACGGCTACGACCATGCATTCCGCGCCGCGGGTGCACGAATCGTCGACGTCGGTAACAACGACAACTACCTCGGAACGGGGTCGAACAGCACCGAGCCGTGGGAGATTGCCGACGCAATAACCGAAAAGACGGTCGCCGTCGGCTACATGCAGAAAGTGTACAGCACGCCGCCGTTAGAGGAAGTCGTCGAAGTAGCCCACGACCACGACGTCCCAGTCATCGTCGATGCCGCCGCCGAGGTACCGCCGCGGGAGAACCTCTCGGCGTTCGTCGAGGCGGGCGCGGATATGGTCGTCTTCAGCGGCGGGAAAGCTATCCGCGGCCCGCAGACGACAGGTATCCTCGCGGGAAAGCGCGAGTACGTCCGCTCGGCGGCGCTGCAACACCTCGACATGCACGTCGCCGAATCGGTCTGGGAACCACCGACGGAACTGTTCGACAAGGAGGCTCTCGACGGCGTTCCTCGACAAGGAATCGGGCGACCACTCAAAGTCGGTAAAGAGGAACTCGTCGGGCTCATCGCGGCGTTGGAAGCGTTCATCGACGAGGATCAGGACGCACTCACTACGGAATGGAACAACCGACTCGACATCGTCACGGGGGGTCTCGAAGGCCTCTCCGGCGTGACGACGAGACGTGAACCCGGTGGGAAGCTAATGGTTGCCCCCGAACTCTACGTCGAGATCGATCCCGAAGTGGCCGCGCTCGACGCAGTAGAGCTCGTCGGCACGCTCAGAAAGGAGAACCCACGCATCTTCGTCGGCTCAGACGACCTCCTCGACGGTGGGTTCACAGTCAACCCGATGTGTCTCTCCGACGACGGTGCAGAGTACGTCGCCGAGCGGATTCGGGACCACCTCGCGTAGTCGTGCGCCGGTAAGTTACTCGGCCGTCGGTCGACCGTCCGACTACTCGACCGCCGCGACGACCTCGATTTCGACGCCGATGTCGATGGGGAGGTCGGCGACTTCGACGGCGCTCCGGGCGGGGTACGGGTCGCTCATGTACTCGCCGTACACCTCGTTGATGGCGTCGTAGTTCGCCATGTCGGTGACGAACACCGTCGCCTTCACGACGCTGTCGAGCGAGCTCCCGCCGGCTTCGAGGACGGCGGCGACGTTGTCGAGCGTCTGTGCGGTCTGTTCGCCGATGTCGTCGCTGACGACGTCGCCGGACTCGGGGTCGACGGGACCCTGCCCGGAGACGAAGATGCGGTCGCCGTCTCGAATCGCTTGCGAGAACGGACCGATGCTGGCCGGTGCTGCGTCCGTGTGAATCTCTTCCATGCGCGTCCGTGACGAATACTCCTGTGTTCTTAGTGGTTACTCTCGCCTCCTCGCAGGCACCGCGTCTGCTAGAGCCAACCCCCTCGCACACCCACTATGACAGTTAACAGCTGTCCGCCCGAACCGGCTTCAAACCCACACATGGACCTCATGCGCTTGTTGGACGAGCTGCGCGTGCTGAGCCAGAACGGCCTCAGATACGCCGACAACCCCTACGACGAGGAGCGATACGAGCGGATACTCGAACTGACGTGTCGGTACTACGGGGAGGTACTCGACCTCCCGAGCGACGACGTCCGGGAGCGCTTCGCCGCCGAACTCGGGCACGTCACGCCGAAGGTCGGCGCAGAGGCCGCCGTGTTCGATTCGGCGGGTCGCATCCTCTTGATGCGGCGCGCCGACGACGGGACGTGGTGTCTCCCCTGCGGATGGGTCGACCCGAACGAGTCGCCGGCCGAGGCCGCGGTCCGCGAGACGCGCGAGGAGACGGGACTCGACGTCTCGGTGACCGAACTGGTCGATGTCTATCATTACGCACCGAGCGAACGGTTTGGCCCGCACGGCCGCGTCGACGTGCTCTACCGCTGTGCGGTCGAGGGCGGGTCGCTCGAACGCTCCCACGAGGGAGAGGCGCTCGACTACTGGGAGATAGCTGACGTCCCCGTCTGGCACAAGGCGCACGAAACGTACGCCAGAGCTGCGCTCGACGCGGCAACGGAGACGTTCGGCCAGCGGAGCGACTGCGAGACGAACGACTGACCCAGGAACGGGCGGAACGGCTATGTGGGTGGCTCACAACTCTCAAAGAGATGGTCCGACCGGCGTTCCAACTGTACACGCTTCGCGAGTTAGACGAACCGCTGACCGAGACGCTCCGCCGCGTCGGGGAGACGGCGTACGAAGGCGTCGAGTTCGCCGGCCTCGGCGACGAATCACCGTCTGCACTCGCTGACGTGCTCGCCGAAACCGGTCTTGCGGCAGTCGGTGCGCACGTCGGGCTCGACGCACTCGAGACGGACTACGAGGCGACAGTCGAGGCGTACCAGACGCTCGGCTGCGACCGACTCGTCGTCCCCTCGTACGGCGAGGAGGGGTTCGACTCCGCCGCGTCGGCCGCGGAGACGGCCGACGACCTATCGGCGCTGGCCGACCGCCTCGTCGACGACGGCTTCGAGGCGCACTACCACAACCACACCTACGAGTTCGCGGCGCTGGACGACGACGCGTCCTTCGACACCTCATACGACGCGTTCGCCACCCGCTCGGACGACAGCCTCGGCCTCGAGTTCGACGTCGGACTCGCGCGTCACGGCGGCGTCGACCCGGTGACGTACCTCGACCGCTACGCCGACCGACTCTCACTCGTCCACCTCACCGACACCGTGCCCGGCGACGACGATGCGCTCCACGTCGACCTCGACGAGGGCGTCGTCGACCTCGAAGCCTGCGTCGGCGCCGCCGTCACCGCGGACGCCGACTGGGTCATCCACGAGAACGGACTGACCGCCGATCCCGAGGCGACGCTCGAATCGAGCGCCGACCGAGTCCGGGAACTCATCGACGGAGCCTGACGGGCTCTCCTCGGGTCGAACCGGCGTAGCCGAAGCCGCTGACGCCGGGGTCTGGTCGGGTCACAATACTTAACATACGCGCTGTGCGACCTACGCCCATGAAACGCATCGTCGCGGTTGGAACCGAGGCGGCGGTGCGGGCGCACGCCGAACGGTACCGCCGCTTCGACGACGCGACTGTCTGCGGCGTCGTCGGTGTCGACTTCGGATCGACCGTCGACCGCAAGCGGAGCGTCGGCACCGACGACTCCGCAGCGCGAGGCGAGGCCGACGCTCTCGACGCGCCGAGATACGAGTCGCTTTTAGAGGCGCTCGGTGCGGACGTCGACGGCGTCGAT
The sequence above is drawn from the Haloprofundus salinisoli genome and encodes:
- a CDS encoding Cdc6/Cdc18 family protein; the protein is MITEARVLQAEFSPKELEHREQEVDVLSNALDPIMAGHPAETTLIFGPSGAGKTCIARFTVGRLQEAVEEINQQYVNCWEDYTRFRVLYRILEGIGRAADVHRQSTPRDELLERLRQYDGPQYVVILDEVDQLEDRRVLYDLYRIRNISMVLITNREAELFAQMDERLTSRFRSAVRIQFERYTLDELVSILSARARWGLTAGAVERRHLALIADAAAGDARVAIGILRNAAHRASRRGVDEISMDIVHKSIPDGKDEVRQKTIEQFTDHQRILYGVLTEAGEIRPGDLYDRYCERVDNPKTRRTIRNYLSKMDHYKLVVSDGNGRNRTYRPR
- a CDS encoding aminotransferase class V-fold PLP-dependent enzyme → MEYESTIYDELGVPNVVNAAGTKTRIGGSRIRPEAVEAMSRAAEAFVRLSDLQVRAGELISEVTGAEAGYVGSGAAACMTLAAAAAIAGDDLGTMARLPETDDVPNEIVMPRTHRNGYDHAFRAAGARIVDVGNNDNYLGTGSNSTEPWEIADAITEKTVAVGYMQKVYSTPPLEEVVEVAHDHDVPVIVDAAAEVPPRENLSAFVEAGADMVVFSGGKAIRGPQTTGILAGKREYVRSAALQHLDMHVAESVWEPPTELFDKEALDGVPRQGIGRPLKVGKEELVGLIAALEAFIDEDQDALTTEWNNRLDIVTGGLEGLSGVTTRREPGGKLMVAPELYVEIDPEVAALDAVELVGTLRKENPRIFVGSDDLLDGGFTVNPMCLSDDGAEYVAERIRDHLA
- a CDS encoding Rid family detoxifying hydrolase; the protein is MEEIHTDAAPASIGPFSQAIRDGDRIFVSGQGPVDPESGDVVSDDIGEQTAQTLDNVAAVLEAGGSSLDSVVKATVFVTDMANYDAINEVYGEYMSDPYPARSAVEVADLPIDIGVEIEVVAAVE
- a CDS encoding NUDIX hydrolase N-terminal domain-containing protein; the encoded protein is MDLMRLLDELRVLSQNGLRYADNPYDEERYERILELTCRYYGEVLDLPSDDVRERFAAELGHVTPKVGAEAAVFDSAGRILLMRRADDGTWCLPCGWVDPNESPAEAAVRETREETGLDVSVTELVDVYHYAPSERFGPHGRVDVLYRCAVEGGSLERSHEGEALDYWEIADVPVWHKAHETYARAALDAATETFGQRSDCETND
- a CDS encoding sugar phosphate isomerase/epimerase family protein, which gives rise to MVRPAFQLYTLRELDEPLTETLRRVGETAYEGVEFAGLGDESPSALADVLAETGLAAVGAHVGLDALETDYEATVEAYQTLGCDRLVVPSYGEEGFDSAASAAETADDLSALADRLVDDGFEAHYHNHTYEFAALDDDASFDTSYDAFATRSDDSLGLEFDVGLARHGGVDPVTYLDRYADRLSLVHLTDTVPGDDDALHVDLDEGVVDLEACVGAAVTADADWVIHENGLTADPEATLESSADRVRELIDGA